The sequence TTGATTTCTTGGTCATTGCTGAGACGCGGTGCACGTGCTTTTGTAGCAGAACTATTGCCTAAGTTCGAGCTATTTAGCCACAAGCACCATCATCACTAGGCCCTAACACTTAAGCGTTAAAACCTAGCTTATTTGCAAGTATTGATTGAATGCGAGACTGACGCGTCACTAATTCTGTTTCCGAGAAAGGTACGGCATCACCTACCCCCCAAATTGGTCCCGGCCAAGTGCCATCATCACTAAAACGTACCACGTGATGCACGTGCAGTTGTGACACCACATTACCAAGTGCCGCGACATTCATACTCTCGCCATGAAACTCCGTCATTAACGCCTGAGCTAAGGTCGAAGATTCCTCACACAACTGTTGCTGCAGCTCAGCACTCAACTGATAACTCTCAGTAATGTTGGCAACCTTAGGCACCAAAATACACCACGGATAACGACTATCTCTACTCATTAACACTACCGACAACGGAAAATGACCAACTACCACAGTATCCTTGGCCAAGCGCGCATCTAGTTCAAACATCTAACACCCTAAATTTATTACACATTATTTTTAAGTAACCCAGCCGTCACACAACTGACATCTATTTGTCATATAGATCGCACCATAATAGTGCTCACGTATGTAAAACAACGGATTTATCATATGAAAATAGCCACTCTGTCCAAACTATCAACCAGCCTGCTGTTTGTGATCGCAATTGCGCTGGCGGCGACTCTTTGGTGGAGTGCTAACACCTTACACGAACACGATGTTCGCCAACAATCTTTTCTGAAAATCCGTCAGCAATTTAGCATCGATATTCAACGCATTATCGCCAATTACCTCAATAGTGGCGACGCCACTAAACTCACGATAGCCGAAGAAAAACTCGCGAGCATTGAAGAATCTCTGAATCAATTTTCAAACGACAGCGATACCTTACTGCCGTTAGTTAGCCAGCTCAATACCGATATCAAACACAAATACCGCGCCGCAGGTAAACTTAGTGGTAACGAACAGCAAATATTGATGCATGCCGAACAAGAGGTGTTCTCAATCGGCGTAAGTGTTGAAAATTACCTGCTCGACCACACCAAAGAGCACACCAAGGAAGTGATGGATTACACCCATGCTTTGTCTGAATTAATCTCATTGAGCTTTTTACAATCTTCGCAGCGACAAAAATATTTCGAGAGTCGTTCAGAAAAAATCCTTAACTACATCAAACAAATCAATGAACAGCAAAAAGCACTACTGAAAAAACTCAATGGTATTGAAGCTTATGGGGCCACGGATACAACTAGCATCATTGACGAAGACGACGATCCATTATCAGCACTCGAAGACGATGAAGAAGAAAACGTGCTCGAAGAGCAGATGAGTGAACTTAGTGATTTACTCAACCGTTACCCTCGAGAACTCGCAAAAACAGAACAAAACATGCGATCACAAATCGCCATTATCGATGAGCTAAATAGCGTGTTAGCAACCATAGACGGTGAGCTTGAACAGCTTGGCTTAGCCATTACAAACGAGCAAGAAGCCGTCAAGCAACAAGTTAATATCGTGCAAGCCGTAATCACCGCAATACTTATCATCTTTGGCTTATTAGCGTGGATTTTCCAACGCAAGCACATCTTATTGCCACTTAAAAAGCTCAACATCGGCTTTAGCCAACTGGTCGACAGCCAATTAAGCCAGCCGCTCGATTTAGCAGATAACGGTTCTGAAGTTGGCGATATCGCAAGTAAATTTAATCTATTACTCGAACGAACCGAACAAGAACAACATCAAAAAGAGCAGCAACTTAACACAGTGCAACAAGAACTCTCTGGATTACTAAGCGAATTTGAAGGGGTAAGTGCGCACATTAGTGATGGTGTTAACGATGTAGAACACGCTCAAATATTAATGTCACAAGTCAAAGAGTTAGCCGATGATGTCGATGCAAGTTCGGTGCAAATTCAAGAGTCAGCTTCATCGACAGTAACTGCAATGGACGAAAGTCAGCAACGGGTACAGCAGGTAATAGCCTCAACTCAATCTGCTAGTAAAGCGATAGAAAACAGCAAAAACTCGATTGAAGCACTGCTATCATCAGTTAATAGCGCCACGACTATCATCGATGTCATTAGTAATATCTCAGAGCAAACCAATTTACTTGCCCTCAATGCCGCCATTGAAGCGGCTCGCGCTGGAGAGCATGGTCGCGGGTTTGCGGTAGTGGCCGATGAAGTCCGTCAGTTATCGATTAAGACTCAGCAGTCACTCGAAGATATTCTATTAATAATGAAGCAACTTAAAACGTCATCTAATGAACTCGCAACAGATGTCACCAAGATGAGCGAAACTACAAAGCAACAATATCAAGATTCCCATTCATTGCTTAATATGACACAGCAAGTAAGTGAACAAACTAAGTCTTCACTTTCTGCAGCGCAAGGTGGCGTGGCCAATGCCAGTAATCAACGCCGTAACATCCTAGAATTCAATCAACTGATGGATAAACTCAAACAAAGTAGCGA comes from Psychrobium sp. MM17-31 and encodes:
- a CDS encoding methyl-accepting chemotaxis protein, with product MKIATLSKLSTSLLFVIAIALAATLWWSANTLHEHDVRQQSFLKIRQQFSIDIQRIIANYLNSGDATKLTIAEEKLASIEESLNQFSNDSDTLLPLVSQLNTDIKHKYRAAGKLSGNEQQILMHAEQEVFSIGVSVENYLLDHTKEHTKEVMDYTHALSELISLSFLQSSQRQKYFESRSEKILNYIKQINEQQKALLKKLNGIEAYGATDTTSIIDEDDDPLSALEDDEEENVLEEQMSELSDLLNRYPRELAKTEQNMRSQIAIIDELNSVLATIDGELEQLGLAITNEQEAVKQQVNIVQAVITAILIIFGLLAWIFQRKHILLPLKKLNIGFSQLVDSQLSQPLDLADNGSEVGDIASKFNLLLERTEQEQHQKEQQLNTVQQELSGLLSEFEGVSAHISDGVNDVEHAQILMSQVKELADDVDASSVQIQESASSTVTAMDESQQRVQQVIASTQSASKAIENSKNSIEALLSSVNSATTIIDVISNISEQTNLLALNAAIEAARAGEHGRGFAVVADEVRQLSIKTQQSLEDILLIMKQLKTSSNELATDVTKMSETTKQQYQDSHSLLNMTQQVSEQTKSSLSAAQGGVANASNQRRNILEFNQLMDKLKQSSERSSNTSQSMVQQLSTQITRIVATFNN
- a CDS encoding HIT domain-containing protein, whose protein sequence is MFELDARLAKDTVVVGHFPLSVVLMSRDSRYPWCILVPKVANITESYQLSAELQQQLCEESSTLAQALMTEFHGESMNVAALGNVVSQLHVHHVVRFSDDGTWPGPIWGVGDAVPFSETELVTRQSRIQSILANKLGFNA